From a single Fulvivirga ulvae genomic region:
- a CDS encoding winged helix DNA-binding domain-containing protein, translating to MDLKEIATKRLAGQQIQNSAYRSAREVVAYMGAMQAQDFAMSKWAVGLRCSQTLEQVEAAIDKGEIIRTHLLRPTWHLVAAEDLHWILELTAPQLLSSMNSRHRQLELDAKIINKSNDIIVNALADKEYLTREELVKEISDSGIAVDANRSSHLLFLAEQEALICSGRSIGNKTTYALLSRRVERKRTLTREEALAELTLRYFKSHGPATLQDFIWWSGLLITDAKKGFEMVKKDLDSVVNDEETYWFAEEHTLNKINPGLHLIPAFDEFIISYKDRRAMLNERHQQKVISKNGIFWPVVVVDGQVAGLWRRTIKKDKVHVEVDFFKRVSKQVKKETEEKAREFGKFLSKQVNVAYKE from the coding sequence ATGGATCTGAAAGAAATAGCCACCAAAAGGTTGGCTGGTCAGCAAATACAGAATTCGGCTTACCGGAGCGCTCGTGAGGTGGTAGCTTATATGGGAGCTATGCAGGCGCAGGATTTTGCGATGTCTAAATGGGCGGTAGGTTTACGCTGTTCACAAACACTGGAGCAGGTAGAAGCTGCCATAGATAAAGGTGAGATTATCCGTACCCATCTGCTCAGGCCCACATGGCACCTGGTGGCAGCCGAAGATCTTCATTGGATACTAGAGCTTACAGCGCCGCAACTATTATCATCAATGAACTCCCGGCACCGGCAGTTGGAACTGGATGCAAAAATCATTAACAAAAGTAACGATATCATTGTCAATGCCCTCGCCGACAAGGAGTACCTGACCCGCGAAGAACTGGTGAAAGAGATTTCAGATTCAGGGATTGCTGTAGATGCCAACCGTTCCTCGCACCTTTTGTTCTTAGCCGAGCAGGAAGCCCTCATTTGCAGTGGAAGGTCAATAGGAAATAAGACAACCTATGCACTGCTGTCCCGGCGCGTAGAGCGCAAACGAACATTGACGCGTGAAGAAGCACTTGCCGAACTTACTCTCAGGTACTTCAAAAGCCACGGCCCCGCCACCCTGCAAGACTTCATCTGGTGGTCAGGCCTGTTGATCACTGACGCAAAAAAAGGTTTTGAAATGGTAAAGAAGGATTTGGATTCGGTAGTTAATGACGAAGAAACCTACTGGTTTGCAGAGGAGCATACACTAAATAAAATTAACCCCGGTCTTCATCTCATACCGGCCTTTGACGAGTTCATCATCAGCTACAAAGACCGGAGAGCGATGCTCAACGAAAGACATCAGCAAAAAGTAATCTCAAAAAACGGTATATTCTGGCCCGTAGTAGTGGTGGACGGACAAGTTGCCGGTTTATGGAGGCGGACTATAAAAAAAGATAAAGTACATGTAGAGGTAGATTTCTTCAAACGGGTTTCTAAACAGGTGAAGAAGGAAACAGAAGAAAAAGCCCGCGAATTCGGCAAATTCCTGAGCAAGCAAGTCAATGTTGCCTATAAAGAGTAG
- a CDS encoding glutathione peroxidase, whose product MNFYDLNVKTPQGKTIEMSDLKGKAVLIVNTATKCGLAPQFDGLEALHQQYKDQGLVVLGFPCNQFRDQEPETNDTVEESCRINFGVTFQLTEKVDVNGENTHPVFAYLKKQLGGLFGSGIKWNFTKFLVTPEGKPYKRYAPTTKPAKIEKDIKKLLKV is encoded by the coding sequence ATGAATTTTTACGATTTGAATGTAAAGACACCTCAAGGCAAGACTATTGAAATGAGTGACCTGAAAGGCAAGGCAGTTTTAATTGTCAATACAGCAACTAAGTGTGGTCTGGCGCCCCAGTTTGATGGGCTGGAAGCTTTGCATCAGCAGTATAAAGATCAGGGGCTTGTGGTATTGGGTTTTCCATGCAATCAGTTTAGGGACCAGGAGCCCGAAACCAATGATACAGTGGAGGAAAGCTGCAGGATCAACTTTGGTGTTACCTTCCAACTCACTGAGAAAGTAGATGTAAATGGTGAAAATACCCATCCGGTTTTTGCTTACCTTAAAAAGCAGCTAGGCGGCCTGTTTGGAAGCGGGATCAAATGGAATTTCACCAAATTCCTGGTAACTCCCGAGGGCAAGCCTTACAAAAGATACGCCCCAACTACCAAGCCGGCTAAAATTGAAAAAGACATCAAAAAATTGCTGAAAGTTTAA
- a CDS encoding MarR family winged helix-turn-helix transcriptional regulator, with protein sequence MKEKSHLLLKEQLCFPIYATSRMVTRLYQPWLDKLGLTYPQYLVMLVLWEEQKLTVSQLCKRLYLNTNTVTPLLKKLRDKGLVAKERSTEDERTVYIELTQKGDELQALAEEIPANLVEAIDMPLEELKQMRELMWKFLSKFD encoded by the coding sequence ATGAAAGAAAAGAGTCATCTGCTTTTAAAGGAGCAATTGTGCTTCCCCATATATGCAACATCACGGATGGTGACGCGTCTGTATCAACCCTGGCTGGACAAGCTGGGCCTGACCTACCCGCAATACCTTGTCATGCTGGTATTGTGGGAGGAGCAGAAGCTTACCGTAAGCCAATTGTGTAAGCGCCTTTACCTGAATACCAATACTGTTACGCCCCTGCTCAAAAAGCTGCGTGACAAAGGCCTGGTAGCAAAGGAACGCTCAACGGAAGATGAAAGAACCGTGTATATTGAACTCACCCAAAAAGGAGATGAGCTGCAGGCACTGGCAGAGGAGATTCCCGCCAATCTGGTAGAAGCCATCGATATGCCCCTGGAAGAACTGAAGCAGATGCGGGAACTGATGTGGAAATTCTTATCAAAATTTGACTGA